The following are encoded together in the Anopheles nili chromosome 3, idAnoNiliSN_F5_01, whole genome shotgun sequence genome:
- the LOC128723784 gene encoding zinc finger protein 263-like, giving the protein MTIALTIPDPASIDAPDFRLIHRRYNRTTDLMTMADGGYDPMGHIQTGRPHAYYLYQAAAAALEQHHHQQQQQQQQQQLQRDQQPQQQQLQEQTSGDPAVPVRSRPPSDDGHENNNNLPAAANNNLFRSEQKKHKRKRLSAVLDKLHNGTGTVVNHNNNNVGEAQGFQVKCMDSRSSAEDSTEDTFPYAASPRISVSPLRLSEGDENNPHQGRTSNSRASQHTPAHDQQLPSPSQVPRQAKLESQQQSPVAPLQPAQIKQEDQQYLYKQLQYFNPLALFNYLPEPTKLLYEEFARQRSHSDSDLRLPQLARQNPPKKKRAGQSGKASQRPPTASSRSSNASSAGSGSHDPQDQPLDLSMKTLLFDPYNLPVTTVIKEEPQLTYSPPPDASSGRLVGPAKLILKREDLSDLRRSPYEQLNGHGPGGFNLNVSPVVEEMPPGSDVAYMCPVCGQLFSLQDRLAKHMASRHKSRTGATDITKSYMCEVCQRSFARSDMLTRHMRLHTGVKPYSCKVCGQIFSRSDHLSTHQRTHTGEKPYKCPQCPYAACRRDMITRHMRTHTRYESQRGSGGGSSGGSISPSMDQKPIMLPLVELGGGRTIMKEASFGGVGAGFVLEAKTES; this is encoded by the exons ATGACGATCGCCCTCACGATCCCCGATCCGGCCTCT ATCGATGCGCCTGATTTTCGCTTGATCCACCGGCGCTATAACAGAACGACAGACCTAATGACTATGGCGGATGGCGGTTATGACCCAATGGGGCACATCCAAACGGGTCGTCCACATGCGTACTACCTGTACCAGGCGGCGGCGGCCGCCCTCgagcagcaccatcaccagcagcagcagcaacaacagcagcagcagctacagCGAGATCAGcagccccagcagcagcagcttcaggAGCAGACATCTGGTGATCCAGCGGTTCCTGTTCGATCTCGGCCACCCTCAGACGATGGACacgagaacaacaacaacctgcCGGCGGCGGCCAACAACAACCTGTTCCGATCGGAGCAGAAAAAGCACAAGCGGAAACGGCTCTCTGCGGTGCTGGACAAGCTCCACAACGGCACTGGAACCGTGGTGaaccacaacaacaataatGTTGGTGAAGCGCAAGGTTTTCAGGTGAAATGCATGGACTCACGCTCGAGTGCCGAGGACTCGACTGAGGATACGTTCCCATATGCAGCGAGCCCTCGCATCAGCGTAAGCCCGCTCCGATTGAGCGAAGGGGATGAAAACAACCCCCATCAAGGGCGGACCTCAAACTCGCGCGCCTCGCAACACACACCAGCGCACGATCAACAACTGCCTTCGCCCTCACAGGTGCCAAGACAGGCGAAGCTAGAGTCTCAACAGCAATCCCCGGTAGCTCCATTGCAACCGGCCCAAATTAAGCAAGAGGACCAACAGTATCTCTACAAGCAGCTCCAGTACTTTAACCCGCTCGCCCTTTTCAATTACCTGCCCGAGCCGACCAAGCTGCTGTACGAGGAGTTCGCACGCCAACGCAGTCATTCCGATTCGGACCTTCGGTTGCCGCAACTCGCGCGCCAAAACCCGCCCAAGAAAAAGCGTGCCGGTCAGTCAGGCAAGGCTTCACAACGGCCACCAACGGCCAGCAGTCGCAGTAGCAACGCGAGCAGCGCCGGAAGTGGTTCACACGATCCGCAGGATCAACCGCTCGATCTGTCGATGAAAACGCTACTGTTCGACCCCTATAATCTCCCCGTCACGACTGTGATCAAGGAAGAACCGCAGCTGACGTACAGTCCACCACCGGACGCGTCATCCGGCCGGCTTGTTGGCCCAGCCAAGCTGATCCTGAAGCGTGAGGATCTGTCCGACCTTCGCCGGTCACCTTACGAGCAGCTAAATGGGCACGGACCTGGTGGCTTTAATTTGAACGTGTCACCCGTCGTGGAGGAGATGCCACCAGGATCGGATGTCGCCTACATGTGTCCGGTGTGTGGGCAGCTGTTTTCGTTGCAGGATAGGCTCGCGAAACATATGGCCTCACGGCACAAGAGCCGCACGGGTGCGACCGATATCACCAAATCGTACATGTGTGAGGTGTGCCAGCGATCCTTCGCGCGATCGGACATGCTGACACGCCACATGCGCCTTCATACAGGCGTCAAACCGTACTCGTGTAAGGTGTGTGGGCAAATCTTTTCACGCTCGGATCACCTCTCAACGCACCAGCGGACGCACACGGGCGAAAAACCGTACAAGTGCCCGCAGTGTCCTTACGCGGCCTGTCGGCGTGATATGATTACGCGCCACATGCGCACCCACACGCGTTACGAGTCGCAGcgtggcagtggtggtgggTCCAGTGGAGGCAGCATCAGCCCTTCGATGGACCAGAAACCTATCATGCTGCCGTTGGTTGAGTTGGGTGGAGGACGAACCATCATGAAGGAGGCTAGCTTCGGTGGTGTTGGCGCGGGCTTCGTCCTGGAGGCAAAGACTGAATCGTAA